The Kluyveromyces lactis strain NRRL Y-1140 chromosome B complete sequence genome contains a region encoding:
- the SOP4 gene encoding Sop4p (similar to uniprot|P39543 Saccharomyces cerevisiae YJL192C SOP4 suppressor of pma1-7), giving the protein MNFVLFCFLVWQFVNPGAAFDIKGRLDLKVRNVSRHDISRTYFNLYRIRNPNDDSEWDSYSQSSKLENINGEFTFSDVPIDTGINRTTYFTLHSHSNEFNLKPNRILIQIVGNGQDQEPNLSAFENRFGREYFPSPDITYPETLNPLPLDSANRLTITTMNKQPYRKYIKIRNPGILESGPIASVLRSKFKLAGVVTVIFLVLFPILLEKFDPETAKAMRQEKMHRENAKYVSK; this is encoded by the coding sequence ATGAATTTTGTACTTTTTTGCTTTCTAGTTTGGCAGTTCGTAAACCCAGGTGCTGCATTCGATATTAAGGGCAGACtagatttgaaagttaGGAACGTTTCGAGACATGATATATCGAGAACCTATTTTAACCTGTACAGGATACGGAATCCCAATGATGACTCGGAATGGGATTCATATTCACAGTCATCAAAATTGGAGAATATCAATGGTGAATTCACCTTCAGCGATGTTCCCATTGACACTGGTATCAATAGGACGACATACTTCACATTACATTCGCATTCCAATGaattcaatttgaaaccCAACAGAATACTGATACAAATTGTAGGTAACGGGCAAGATCAGGAACCTAACCTCAGCGCCTTTGAGAACAGATTTGGCAGAGAGTATTTCCCATCTCCAGATATTACATATCCCGAAACTTTGAATCCATTACCCTTGGATTCTGCAAACCGTTTAACAATAACAACGATGAACAAACAACCATACAGaaaatatataaagatAAGAAATCCTGGAATCCTCGAGAGTGGTCCCATTGCCAGTGTTTTAAGATCAAAATTCAAGCTAGCAGGCGTCGTGACAGTGATATTTTTAGTTTTGTTCCCTATTTTGTTGGAGAAGTTCGATCCTGAGACTGCTAAAGCTATGAGACAAGAGAAGATGCATAGAGAGAACGCAAAATATGTTTCAAAATAG
- the RPS22A gene encoding 40S ribosomal protein uS8 (highly similar to uniprot|P04648 Saccharomyces cerevisiae YLR367W RPS22B and to uniprot|P04648 Saccharomyces cerevisiae YJL190C RPS22A Proteins component of the small (40S) ribosomal subunit), which yields MTRTSVLADALNAINNAEKTGKRQVLIRPSSKVIIKFLQVMQKHGYIGEFEYIDDHRSGKIVVQLNGRLNKCGVISPRFNVKIADVEKWTANLLPARQFGYVILTTSAGIMDHEEAHRKHVSGKILGFVY from the coding sequence ATGACCAGAACCTCCGTTTTAGCTGATGCTTTGAACGCCATCAACAACGCCGAAAAGACCGGTAAGCGTCAAGTTTTGATCAGACCTTCCTCCAAGGTCATCATCAAGTTTTTGCAAGTTATGCAAAAGCACGGTTACATCGGTGAATTCGAATACATTGATGACCATAGATCTGGTAAGATCGTTGTTCAATTGAACGGTAGATTGAACAAGTGTGGTGTTATCTCTCCAAGATTCAACGTTAAGATTGCTGACGTCGAAAAGTGGACTGCTAACTTGTTGCCAGCTAGACAATTCGGTTACGTTATCTTGACCACCTCTGCTGGTATTATGGACCACGAAGAAGCTCACAGAAAGCACGTTTCTGGTAAGATCTTGGGTTTCGTCTACTAA
- a CDS encoding 40S ribosomal protein uS11 (uniprot|P27069 Kluyveromyces lactis KLLA0B07623g RPS14 40S ribosomal protein S14), whose amino-acid sequence MANVVQAKDNSQVFGVARIFASFNDTFVHVTDLSGRETIARVTGGMKVKADRDESSPYAAMLAAQDVAAKCKEVGITAVHIKIRATGGTRSKTPGPGGQAALRALARSGLRIGRIEDVTPVPSDSTRKKGGRRGRRL is encoded by the exons ATGGCTAACG TTGTTCAAGCTAAGGATAACTCTCAAGTTTTCGGTGTTGCTAGAATCTTCGCTTCTTTCAACGACACTTTCGTGCACGTCACTGATTTGTCCGGTAGAGAAACTATCGCCAGAGTTACTGGTGGTATGAAGGTCAAGGCCGACAGAGACGAATCTTCTCCATATGCTGCCATGTTGGCTGCCCAAGATGTTGCTGCCAAGTGTAAGGAAGTTGGTATCACTGCCGTCCACATCAAGATCAGAGCTACTGGTGGTACTAGATCCAAGACTCCAGGTCCAGGTGGTCAAGCTGCTTTGAGAGCTTTGGCTAGATCCGGTTTGAGAATCGGTCGTATCGAAGATGTTACTCCAGTTCCATCTGACTCCACCAGAAAGAAGGGTGGTAGAAGAGGTAGAAGATTATGA
- the VPS35 gene encoding retromer subunit VPS35 (similar to uniprot|P34110 Saccharomyces cerevisiae YJL154C VPS35 Protein involved in vacuolar sorting retromer complex component), whose product MSAYSDNMEQAISHIKQQTILMQRSLTQKKLMDALKHCSDMLKELRNPDLSPKLYYELYIIIFDSLSILSQYLVENHPTRHHLADLYELVQYTGNILPRLYLMLTVGVSFMQTKDCPAEEVLKDMIEMCRGVQHPIRGLFLRYYLSQRTKQSLTSDISLDKKFDIQFIITNFIEMNKLWVRLQHQGPLRERDLRTKERKELQILIGSNLVRLSQILDDSFALYRDEVLPQILEQVIQCRDVVSQTYLLDVICQVFPDEFHLGTLSQLLDTTLKLNPDVVINKVVLSLIARLNGFWDRQDDPNAIIQNLNHLKLDSNTDEEEHSADDGESTAEKLDSEPVSRNKFDLFFVFWKYLTKITEERPDLPLHEIIPLVHSIMLLSLKWYPSNLSNVDILYKFCWEKYQDFGKDIPEECEQSFKELFIYPLSTDNFYEIITTCDSFQKLLSVQSITLQKSIINSILDKMVETNTKITDKQHLDKLGAICEPIISVPNNKPKTSILTVSDDLDSELTFFNPEQEKLAKLVHLIYHKNVDINTELLLICKKWYYNGGKQLRFTYPALITAFWKLIRKLHFKSLKRPERKEDYNAKIKQLFKYVSRCNTDLFNVCGLSISDLIFKLNLQTAAIADQLTLSEISYDFFSQAFTIFEESLSDSKVQFQALVNMAQVLQKTRSLYNDEGYYDTLITRCTLHGSKLLKKTDQCRAVYLCSHLWWATELTLIGEEEGVTKNFFREGKRVLECLQRSLRVADSIMDNVQSCQLMVEILGSCCYYFIHGDESETHVGVKYIAGLVELIQANLKGLQLEESGEVQDFTAPSQTIVIGCDGSYICKTLSSSTCMVSSKIPNVRIPDLIAVPVSYFERTLEYIENQKQVDYRFNAITT is encoded by the coding sequence ATGTCGGCTTATTCAGATAACATGGAACAGGCGATCTCGCATATTAAGCAACAAACCATTTTGATGCAGAGGAGTTTGACACAAAAGAAACTTATGGATGCGTTGAAACATTGCAGTGATATGTTGAAAGAACTACGAAACCCAGACCTTTCTCCGAAATTATACTATGAACTCTATATCATCATTTTCGACTCGTTAAGCATTTTATCCCAGTACTTGGTCGAAAACCATCCAACGAGACACCATCTTGCAGATTTATACGAGTTAGTTCAATATACCGGTAACATTTTACCAAGGTTGTATTTGATGCTCACCGTTGGGGTATCTTTCATGCAGACCAAGGATTGTCCCGCTGAAGAAGTGTTGAAAGATATGATCGAAATGTGCAGAGGTGTGCAACATCCAATTCGAGGACTTTTCCTAAGATACTACTTATCTCAAAGGACAAAGCAATCTCTCACTTCAGATATTTCGTTGGATAAAAAATTCGATATCCAATTCATTATCACCAACTTTATAGAAATGAACAAGTTGTGGGTCCGTTTGCAACATCAAGGTCCTCTAAGGGAACGTGACTTAAGAACAAAGGAGAGGAAAGAGCTACAGATTTTAATTGGGTCTAATCTTGTAAGGCTGTCGCAGATTCTAGATGACTCATTCGCATTGTACAGAGATGAAGTGTTACCTCAGATCTTGGAACAGGTGATCCAATGCAGAGACGTAGTATCTCAAACGTACTTGTTGGATGTAATTTGCCAAGTTTTCCCAGATGAATTCCATTTAGGGACCCTCAGTCAGCTTTTGGATACCACGCTGAAATTAAACCCCGATGTGGTTATTAACAAAGTCGTTCTTTCATTAATTGCCAGATTGAACGGATTTTGGGACAGGCAAGATGATCCAAACGCTATTATTCAAAACTTGAaccatttgaaattggattcaaatactgatgaagaagaacattCAGCCGACGATGGAGAGAGTACTGCTGAGAAACTCGATTCAGAACCAGTATCTAGAAATAAGTTCGATCtattctttgttttttggAAGTATCTCACTAAGATAACCGAGGAAAGGCCAGATTTACCTCTTCATGAGATTATTCCATTGGTTCATAGTATTATGCTTTTATCCTTAAAATGGTATCCATCGAACTTGTCGAACGTTGATATTCTTTACAAATTTTGCTGGGAAAAATATCAGGACTTCGGCAAAGATATCCCTGAAGAATGTGAGCAAAGCTTCAAAGAGTTGTTCATTTATCCCTTGAGTACTGATAATTTTTATGAAATAATAACCACCTGTGATTCattccaaaaattgttgTCAGTACAAAGTATAACTTTGCAGAAGAGCATAATCAATTCCATATTAGATAAAATGGTAGAAACCAATACCAAAATTACAGACAAGCAACATTTGGATAAACTCGGTGCTATATGCGAACCAATAATCTCTGTACCAAACAATAAACCAAAGACATCAATACTGACTGTTAGTGATGATTTGGATAGCGAATTGACTTTCTTTAATCCTGAACAAGAGAAGTTAGCCAAGCTTGTACACTTAATTTATCACAAGAATGTTGACATCAATACTGAATTGCTTCTTATTTGCAAAAAATGGTACTACAACGGGGGTAAACAACTTCGATTCACTTATCCAGCTTTAATCACTGCcttttggaaattgatAAGGAAGTTGCATTTCAAGTCTTTAAAGAGGCCTGAACGTAAGGAGGATTACAACGCAAAAATTAAgcaacttttcaaatacgTTTCCCGTTGCAACACAGACCTTTTCAACGTGTGCGGTCTATCCATCTCGGATCTAATATTCAAGTTGAACTTACAAACTGCAGCAATCGCAGACCAGTTGACACTAAGCGAAATCTCGTATGATTTCTTTAGCCAAGCTTTCaccatctttgaagaatcaCTAAGTGATTCCAAAGTTCAATTCCAAGCACTCGTGAATATGGCTCAGGTATTACAAAAGACCAGATCATTATACAACGATGAAGGTTACTATGATACTTTGATAACAAGGTGTACGTTACATGGTTCGAAGCTCTTGAAAAAAACAGATCAATGCCGTGCGGTTTACCTCTGCTCACATTTATGGTGGGCAACTGAACTCACTCTGATcggtgaagaagaaggtgtTACCAAAAACTTCTTCCGTGAAGGTAAACGTGTTCTCGAATGTTTGCAACGCTCTTTACGTGTTGCGGACTCCATAATGGACAACGTTCAAAGCTGTCAACTTATGGTGGAGATCTTAGGTAGCTGTTGTTACTATTTCATACACGGAGACGAATCGGAGACACATGTCGGTGTTAAATACATAGCAGGTTTGGTAGAACTCATACAAGCGAATTTGAAAGGATTGCAACTAGAGGAATCCGGAGAAGTACAGGATTTTACTGCCCCATCACAAACTATTGTCATTGGATGTGACGGCTCGTACATCTGCAAGACCTTATCCTCCTCCACATGCATGGTTTCTAGTAAGATTCCTAATGTCAGAATACCGGACTTGATAGCGGTTCCCGTCTCTTACTTCGAAAGAACCTTAGAATACATCGAAAACCAAAAGCAAGTTGACTATAGATTCAATGCAATTACCACCTGA
- the CCP1 gene encoding cytochrome-c peroxidase (similar to uniprot|P00431 Saccharomyces cerevisiae YKR066C CCP1 Mitochondrial cytochrome-c peroxidase degrades reactive oxygen species in mitochondria involved in the response to oxidative stress): protein MSTTFGNVFRRVNVKTLSFIVGAGALAGSATGTVMEYQDMRNYNNRNYNKQKLAALAAAHVAAKEKYDVAKYQKVYNDIALKIRDEDEYDDFIGYGPVLVRLAWHCAGTWDAKDNTGGPYGGTYRFAMETNDPSNNGLQNAAKFLEPIHEKYPWLSHGDLYSLAGVTAIQEMQGPTIPWRSGRVDQPEDTTPENGRLPDASKDAKYVRCFFHRLNFEDRQVVALLGAHALGKTHLKNSGFEGPWGAATNIFTNEFYNNLLNEKWDLITNDAGNKQYVNDKGWMMLPTDMALVQDPKYLPIVKEFANDQDTFFKEFTKAFVVLLENGIDFPQENKPIKFKTLDAQDL, encoded by the coding sequence ATGTCAACAACTTTCGGTAATGTGTTCAGACGTGTCAACGTCAAGACGTTGTCATTTATAGTCGGTGCCGGTGCTCTTGCCGGTTCTGCCACTGGTACAGTGATGGAATATCAAGATATGAGGAATTACAACAATCGTAATTAtaacaaacaaaaattgGCTGCGTTAGCAGCTGCTCATGTCGCAGCAAAGGAGAAATACGACGTTGCCAAGTATCAAAAAGTTTACAACGATATTGCGCTCAAGATAAGGGACGAAGACGAATACGACGACTTTATCGGTTACGGACCTGTGTTAGTACGTTTAGCATGGCACTGTGCTGGTACTTGGGATGCAAAGGATAACACCGGTGGTCCTTACGGTGGTACTTACAGATTCGCGATGGAGACCAACGATCCGTCCAACAATGGGTTGCAAAACGCTGCGAAGTTCTTGGAACCAATCCACGAGAAGTACCCTTGGTTATCTCATGGTGATTTATATAGTTTGGCTGGCGTTACGGCGATTCAAGAGATGCAAGGTCCCACAATTCCTTGGAGATCTGGTCGTGTGGACCAACCTGAGGATACTACTCCAGAAAACGGTAGATTACCTGATGCTTCTAAAGATGCGAAATACGTGAGATGCTTCTTCCACAGACTAAACTTCGAAGATAGACAAGTAGTTGCATTGTTGGGTGCGCATGCTTTGGGTAAGACACATTTGAAGAACTCTGGCTTCGAAGGCCCATGGGGTGCTGCCACCAATATCTTCACCAATGAATTCTACAACAACCTGCTAAACGAAAAATGGGACCTCATCACTAACGATGCCGGTAACAAACAATACGTCAACGATAAGGGCTGGATGATGTTACCAACAGATATGGCCTTGGTACAGGATCCGAAATACTTGCCTATCGTGAAAGAATTTGCAAACGACCAAGACACATTCTTTAAAGAATTCACCAAGGCCTTTGTAGTATTACTTGAAAACGGTATTGATTTCCCTCAAGAAAACAAACCTATAAAATTCAAGACCCTTGATGCCCAAGACTTATAA
- the FBP26 gene encoding fructose-2,6-bisphosphatase (highly similar to uniprot|P32604 Saccharomyces cerevisiae YJL155C FBP26 Fructose-2 6-bisphosphatase required for glucose metabolism) — MPVYTVSNVQNIRVCVVMVGLPARGKSFISQKIVRYLSWLSIQAKCFNVGNYRRQHAGAEQPNADFFDFGNKEAYKIRQHAVTMAVEDMMRWFNEKGGVVAILDATNSTSERREWILKLCRENAIEPMFLESWCDDQDLILRNISEVKTTSPDYQGIDPDVATKDFLERISKYESVYEPLDEEVDKDKTFVRLINVAQQVIINRIETYLESRIVFYVMNLHIRPRSIWLSRHGESIYNVEKKIGGDSHLSPRGLQYASKLPELVKRSAGDVDLTVWTSTLVRTGETAQHLPYKQLQWKALDELDAGVCDGMTYEEIEEIYPEDFKARDDNKYEYRYRGGESYRDVVIRLEPIIMELERQENILIITHQAVLRCIYAYFMNVPQEESPWMSIPLHTLIKLEPRAYGTNVTRIKANIPAVSTYKEKGTSQVGESDLNSGNSRSVLTSAPELNEQQEST, encoded by the coding sequence ATGCCTGTTTACACTGTTTCGAATGTGCAGAATATCAGAGTTTGTGTGGTAATGGTTGGTTTGCCTGCCAGGGGTAAGTCTTTCATCTCTCAAAAAATTGTCCGATACTTATCGTGGTTATCCATCCAAGCTAAATGCTTCAATGTTGGTAACTACAGGCGTCAACATGCTGGTGCCGAGCAACCTAATgcagatttctttgattttggcAATAAAGAAGCCTACAAGATTAGGCAACATGCTGTTACTATGGCGGTGGAAGATATGATGAGATGGTTTAACGAAAAAGGAGGAGTAGTGGCCATATTGGATGCCACAAACTCCACTTCGGAAAGAAGAGAGTGGATTTTGAAACTATGTAGGGAAAATGCTATAGAGCCCATGTTTCTCGAATCGTGGTGTGATGATCAGGATTTGATTCTAAGAAATATATCGGAGGTGAAGACGACCTCTCCTGACTACCAGGGAATAGATCCAGATGTGGCCACCAAGGATTTCTTAGAGAGAATATCGAAGTACGAGTCAGTTTATGAACCattagatgaagaagtgGATAAGGATAAAACCTTTGTTAGATTGATTAACGTGGCGCAACAGGTCATAATCAACAGAATTGAGACGTATCTTGAAAGTAGAATCGTGTTCTATGTGATGAACTTACATATTAGACCAAGATCGATCTGGTTATCGAGACATGGAGAATCGATTTACAATGTGGAGAAGAAAATCGGTGGTGATTCTCATCTTTCACCAAGAGGTCTTCAATATGCAAGCAAACTACCTGAATTAGTAAAGAGATCCGCCGGAGATGTCGATTTAACAGTATGGACATCGACACTAGTAAGAACTGGCGAGACCGCGCAACATTTGCCATACAAACAACTCCAGTGGAAGGCATTGGATGAATTGGACGCTGGTGTTTGTGATGGAATGACatatgaagaaattgaagaaatatacCCGGAAGATTTCAAAGCGAGAGATGACAACAAATACGAGTACAGATACCGTGGAGGTGAATCTTACCGTGATGTGGTCATCAGATTAGAACCTATCATTATGGAACTTGAACGTCAAGAAAATATCTTAATCATAACGCATCAAGCGGTACTGCGTTGCATTTATGCATACTTTATGAACGTCCCACAAGAAGAATCACCTTGGATGTCCATTCCATTGCATACCCTTATTAAACTTGAACCAAGAGCATACGGAACAAACGTAACAAGAATTAAAGCTAACATCCCAGCCGTCAGTACATACAAGGAAAAGGGTACTTCACAGGTCGGTGAATCGGACCTTAACTCAGGAAATTCCCGTAGTGTGTTAACAAGCGCACCAGAACTAAATGAGCAACAAGAATCAACATGA
- the SWE1 gene encoding tyrosine protein kinase SWE1 (similar to uniprot|P32944 Saccharomyces cerevisiae YJL187C SWE1 Protein kinase that regulates the G2/M transition by inhibition of Cdc28p kinase activity localizes to the nucleus and to the daughter side of the mother-bud neck homolog of S. pombe Wee1p potential Cdc28p substrate), with protein MPSKRKNSLQPNFGRVTVNTALSPRVEVYQDINEEETDHAYQSDVDLDTDMDLDVEFHYYDQLSHFSNNSNNLKFYSEPLSSRSNSNDTPLGLTRSVGVLNLSLETETPDVKDQKFNEENQSHIDSRVPQLQRPLITTSASNSASNSLKRTVSKTGFNISSPFSKNNAAYLKSWHSTNAATSSDLSSTKTTGKSNNSFTEAKPDPVAFQSSGLISKMKQTILPKKLTIPDTPVKKSPLVSRHSDQELLDTPILEHSSIMSAQNQTTFPTMYDSQLFKSPPMINTVLPSSENSPTSSSNPRSKKRTKIVKNTELTSMLRQITDDLYGHDQESSIFSPSPSKTNLQTPTKTSFDIGPDSLAIMTKLRNDPTHLQPPEKQRSINASIMKNPDFHLTTKFSNVSIMGKGQFSTVYQVTFPETGLKYAIKSVRPTKHNFTNRILQEINMLSTIQDSVTNDTEGKEYIVEFISSWSHKGSFYIMTEFCENGNLDAFIQEHVIAKQQRLEDWRIWKIIVEICLALRFIHDSCSIVHLDLKPANVLITFEGNLKLADFGMATKLPIEDKSFENEGDREYIAPEIIRDGIYDFRADIFSLGLMMIEIAANVILPDNGSAWHKLRSGDLSDAGRLSSAEIHSSSLFSNKKDHTNITDITTHETKIPAWVPKFLLDGISLERTIRWMIEPDYRDRPSASDLLRTEELEYVELTRKTGAVIHEDDYGPKPEFFS; from the coding sequence ATGCCATCGAAACGGAAAAACTCACTGCAGCCAAACTTTGGGCGCGTAACTGTCAACACTGCACTTTCACCTCGGGTAGAAGTTTACCAAGACataaatgaagaagagactGACCATGCATACCAAAGTGATGTCGATCTTGATACGGATATGGACCTGGACGTTGAGTTTCATTACTATGACCAGCTTTCGCACTTCAGTAACAATTCCAATAATCTCAAGTTTTACTCGGAACCTCTGAGTTCAAGATCTAATTCTAATGACACTCCGTTGGGTCTTACGAGAAGTGTTGGTGTTCTCAATCTTTCATTGGAGACTGAAACGCCTGATGTGAAAGATCAAAAGTTTAATGAGGAAAATCAGTCCCATATCGACAGCAGAGTACCACAGCTTCAAAGGCCCCTCATCACTACAAGTGCCTCCAATTCAGCATCTAATAGTTTAAAGAGAACTGTGAGCAAGACTGGATTCAATATATCCTCTCCattttccaagaacaaTGCTGCATATTTAAAGAGTTGGCATAGTACGAATGCTGCAACATCTAGTGATTTGTCCTCCACTAAGACTACAGGAAAAAGTAATAATTCGTTTACAGAAGCAAAACCGGATCCTGTAGCTTTTCAGTCATCTGGCCTTATTTccaaaatgaaacaaacAATTCTACCCAAGAAGTTGACAATACCAGATACGCCTGTGAAGAAGTCTCCGCTGGTTTCGAGACATTCTGACCAAGAACTTTTGGACACACCAATATTAGAGCATTCATCTATCATGTCAGCACAAAATCAGACGACATTTCCTACGATGTATGATTcccaacttttcaaatctcCCCCGATGATAAATACCGTGTTACCTTCATCAGAAAACTCTCCTACCAGTTCCTCTAATCCAAGATCTAAAAAGAGAACTAAAATTGTAAAGAACACAGAATTGACCTCAATGTTGAGACAAATCACGGACGATTTGTACGGACACGATCAAGAAAGTTCAATCTTTTCACCGTCACCCTCAAAGacaaatcttcaaactcCAACGAAAACATCCTTTGATATTGGTCCTGATTCTCTGGCTATCATGACAAAACTGCGAAACGATCCAACACATCTTCAACCACCTGAGAAGCAAAGATCAATCAATGCAAGTATCATGAAAAACCCTGATTTCCATCTAACGACCAAATTCAGTAATGTATCCATAATGGGAAAAGGTCAGTTTTCTACTGTCTACCAAGTGACTTTCCCAGAAACTGGTTTAAAATACGCCATCAAAAGTGTACGACCAACTAAACATAATTTTACCAATCGAATTCTACAAGAAATCAATATGTTGTCAACAATTCAGGATTCAGTTACAAATGACACAGAAGGTAAGGAATATATCGTAGAATTTATTTCTTCGTGGTCACATAAAGGTTCATTTTATATAATGACAGAATTCTGCGAAAATGGAAATTTAGATGCTTTTATACAAGAGCACGTCATTGCTAAACAACAACGATTGGAAGATTGGAGGATATGGAAGATTATCGTTGAAATCTGTCTAGCTTTGAGATTCATCCATGATTCCTGTTCAATTGTTCATTTAGATTTGAAGCCAGCTAATGTTCTCATAACTTTCGAAGGTAATTTGAAACTTGCTGATTTTGGGATGGCTACAAAGTTGCCAATAGAAGAtaaaagttttgaaaacgAGGGTGACCGTGAATATATTGCCCCGGAAATTATACGTGACGGAATATACGATTTCCGTGCTGACATCTTCTCCCTTGGGCTAATGATGATTGAAATCGCTGCTAACGTTATTTTGCCTGATAACGGAAGTGCATGGCATAAATTGAGGTCTGGTGATCTATCTGATGCTGGCAGATTAAGTAGTGCGGAGATCCATTCGAGCTCActcttttccaataaaaAAGATCATACGAATATCACTGACATCACAACGCATGAGACAAAAATTCCAGCGTGGGTACCGAAGTTTTTATTAGACGGAATATCGCTGGAAAGGACTATCAGATGGATGATCGAACCGGATTACAGAGATCGTCCATCTGCATCTGATTTACTCCGCACCGAGGAATTAGAATATGTAGAACTAACAAGAAAGACAGGTGCAGTTATTCATGAGGATGACTACGGCCCAAAACCAGAATTCTTCTCCTAA